One Pelobates fuscus isolate aPelFus1 chromosome 8, aPelFus1.pri, whole genome shotgun sequence genomic window carries:
- the TMEM186 gene encoding transmembrane protein 186 isoform X1: MGKGFRYLKMLQVGVLSVRFWPLQSQLSLKIWRSKPFCRTSFTGNKAFCSSSSDYKNKPQHTVPNTQYPCPSKSQQNDKCDNFTLLYKLHGIQFCRTLSRLKILQTSLTVIFLPPIYYYYMKGQVTYLCVQYSTGTAVFACIMLYCLSYFLRRIIGMIYLNDAGTTVKVSHLTFWGKRKDLFIPITDIQSLEETGDDKNEILLQFKRYSNPDVLYFTTRFGYILDRKKFSMLFGAFK; encoded by the exons ATGGGTAAGGGATTCAG ATATTTAAAAATGCTACAAGTCGGCGTTCTCTCTGTGCGTTTTTGGCCGTTACAATCTCAGCTGTCACTGAAGATCTGGAGGTCAAAGCCGTTTTGCCGAACTAGTTTCACTGGTAACAAAGCATTCTGTTCTTCATCATCTGATTACAAAAATAAGCCACAACATACAGTACCAAACACACAATATCCTTGTCCATCCAAATCCCAGCAAAATGACAAATGTGATAATTTTACATTGCTATACAAGCTACATGGGATACAGTTCTGCAGAACTCTTTCAAGACTTAAAATACTTCAGACAAGTTTAACCGTGATATTCCTGCCTCCTATTTATTATTACTACATGAAAGGACAAGTCACATATTTGTGTGTTCAATACAGCACTGGTACTGCCGTCTTTGCTTGTATAATGTTGTATTGTCTAAGTTATTTTCTTCGGAGAATTATAGGAATGATTTACTTAAATGATGCTGGCACAACTGTAAAAGTTTCTCATTTGACGTTTTGGGGCAAAAGAAAAGACCTTTTCATTCCTATAACAGATATACAATCACTGGAAGAAACTGGAGACGACAAAAATGAAATCCTTCTTCAATTTAAACGATACAGCAATCCAGATGTTTTGTATTTTACAACAAGATTCGGTTACATTTTGGatagaaaaaagttttcaatgctttttggagcttttaaatga
- the TMEM186 gene encoding transmembrane protein 186 isoform X2: MLQVGVLSVRFWPLQSQLSLKIWRSKPFCRTSFTGNKAFCSSSSDYKNKPQHTVPNTQYPCPSKSQQNDKCDNFTLLYKLHGIQFCRTLSRLKILQTSLTVIFLPPIYYYYMKGQVTYLCVQYSTGTAVFACIMLYCLSYFLRRIIGMIYLNDAGTTVKVSHLTFWGKRKDLFIPITDIQSLEETGDDKNEILLQFKRYSNPDVLYFTTRFGYILDRKKFSMLFGAFK, translated from the coding sequence ATGCTACAAGTCGGCGTTCTCTCTGTGCGTTTTTGGCCGTTACAATCTCAGCTGTCACTGAAGATCTGGAGGTCAAAGCCGTTTTGCCGAACTAGTTTCACTGGTAACAAAGCATTCTGTTCTTCATCATCTGATTACAAAAATAAGCCACAACATACAGTACCAAACACACAATATCCTTGTCCATCCAAATCCCAGCAAAATGACAAATGTGATAATTTTACATTGCTATACAAGCTACATGGGATACAGTTCTGCAGAACTCTTTCAAGACTTAAAATACTTCAGACAAGTTTAACCGTGATATTCCTGCCTCCTATTTATTATTACTACATGAAAGGACAAGTCACATATTTGTGTGTTCAATACAGCACTGGTACTGCCGTCTTTGCTTGTATAATGTTGTATTGTCTAAGTTATTTTCTTCGGAGAATTATAGGAATGATTTACTTAAATGATGCTGGCACAACTGTAAAAGTTTCTCATTTGACGTTTTGGGGCAAAAGAAAAGACCTTTTCATTCCTATAACAGATATACAATCACTGGAAGAAACTGGAGACGACAAAAATGAAATCCTTCTTCAATTTAAACGATACAGCAATCCAGATGTTTTGTATTTTACAACAAGATTCGGTTACATTTTGGatagaaaaaagttttcaatgctttttggagcttttaaatga